The genomic region TGAACATTACCCTGGTGGCGTTTTCGCGCTACCAGAGCACGCTGACGCCCGCCGGCGGATACGCCAACCCTCGCTTTATCGACGGTCAGATGATGGTTCTCTTCGTCTTCGCCGTCGCCGCCGCCGAAGTCGCGGTGGGCCTGGGCATTCTGGTGTCTATCTTCCGCAATAAGATGTCCATCAACGTGGACGAAATCGATTTGATGAAGGGCTAACACAGCCTTTCTTTCGGGGGCTGTGCAGCCCCCGTGTTTCTGGGGCCAGCGAGCCCTTGTTTTTCGGAGTGACAGCGCAATGCCAAACTTGTCCGACCCGTATATAATCGCCTGGCTCATTCCGCTCTTTCCGTTGATCGGCTTTTTGATCAATGGAGCACTTGGCGGCACGGCCACGAAGAAGCTCGCGGGTATTATTGCCACGGCGGCCGTCTTCGCCTCTTTCTTCGTCGCCGTCACTCTCTTTTTGAAGGTGCAGGCGTCTCCGGAAGACGCTAAGCAGCATCTGGCGTATCTCATGCCC from Capsulimonas corticalis harbors:
- the nuoK gene encoding NADH-quinone oxidoreductase subunit NuoK, with protein sequence MVPAVPLNYYLVLSAILFTIGVVGVLIKRNPITIFMCVELMLNAVNITLVAFSRYQSTLTPAGGYANPRFIDGQMMVLFVFAVAAAEVAVGLGILVSIFRNKMSINVDEIDLMKG